One genomic region from Nilaparvata lugens isolate BPH chromosome 3, ASM1435652v1, whole genome shotgun sequence encodes:
- the LOC111054635 gene encoding uncharacterized protein LOC111054635 isoform X3, which yields MNPGGRRNMIIPNVCAILFLLAVFSQASHSTEMTEEKHPSRMKRQSYTNNDVGNAFIDSVFNIPISTLNAVGQLIKNSRPVVQEVRRRAEQQYSQYQENRRRTSTTVQYIDLRRTTPRPRRRTAAELAAIRPAYDGSAYRI from the exons ATGAATCCCGGGGGGAGG AGGAATATGATTATCCCCAATGTTTGTGCTATCCTCTTTCTACTAGCCGTTTTCTCACAGGCTTCGCATTCGACTGAAATG ACGGAAGAAAAGCATCCAAGTAGAATGAAACGACAATCTTATACCAACAATGACGTGGGAAATGCGTTCATTGACAGCGTATTCAAT ATTCCGATTTCGACGTTGAATGCGGTCGGTCAGTTGATCAAGAACTCGCGACCGGTCGTTCAGGAGGTGCGACGCCGAGCAGAGCAGCAATACAGCCAGTACCAGGAGAACCGACGCAGGACGTCGACAACCGTCCAATACATCGACCTGCGTCGCACGACGCCACGACCACGACGCAGAACAGCCGCCGAACTGGCCGCTATTCGGCCCGCTTATGATGGCTCCGCCTACCGAATATAG
- the LOC111054635 gene encoding uncharacterized protein LOC111054635 isoform X2, protein MSCYWKVFKRNMIIPNVCAILFLLAVFSQASHSTEMTEEKHPSRMKRQSYTNNDVGNAFIDSVFNIPISTLNAVGQLIKNSRPVVQEVRRRAEQQYSQYQENRRRTSTTVQYIDLRRTTPRPRRRTAAELAAIRPAYDGSAYRI, encoded by the exons ATGAGCTGTTATTGGAAAGTCTTCAAG AGGAATATGATTATCCCCAATGTTTGTGCTATCCTCTTTCTACTAGCCGTTTTCTCACAGGCTTCGCATTCGACTGAAATG ACGGAAGAAAAGCATCCAAGTAGAATGAAACGACAATCTTATACCAACAATGACGTGGGAAATGCGTTCATTGACAGCGTATTCAAT ATTCCGATTTCGACGTTGAATGCGGTCGGTCAGTTGATCAAGAACTCGCGACCGGTCGTTCAGGAGGTGCGACGCCGAGCAGAGCAGCAATACAGCCAGTACCAGGAGAACCGACGCAGGACGTCGACAACCGTCCAATACATCGACCTGCGTCGCACGACGCCACGACCACGACGCAGAACAGCCGCCGAACTGGCCGCTATTCGGCCCGCTTATGATGGCTCCGCCTACCGAATATAG
- the LOC111054635 gene encoding uncharacterized protein LOC111054635 isoform X1, which produces MRVGYECCKTYQCQFICFSHSALKWCTSLKCLLWCPPATKRNMIIPNVCAILFLLAVFSQASHSTEMTEEKHPSRMKRQSYTNNDVGNAFIDSVFNIPISTLNAVGQLIKNSRPVVQEVRRRAEQQYSQYQENRRRTSTTVQYIDLRRTTPRPRRRTAAELAAIRPAYDGSAYRI; this is translated from the exons ATGAGAGTGGGTTATGAATGTTGCAAAACTTATCAGTGCCAGTTTATTTGCTTCTCTCACTCTGCTCTCAAGTGGTGCACTTCGCTCAAGTGTTTGTTGTGGTGTCCACCCGCTACGAAG AGGAATATGATTATCCCCAATGTTTGTGCTATCCTCTTTCTACTAGCCGTTTTCTCACAGGCTTCGCATTCGACTGAAATG ACGGAAGAAAAGCATCCAAGTAGAATGAAACGACAATCTTATACCAACAATGACGTGGGAAATGCGTTCATTGACAGCGTATTCAAT ATTCCGATTTCGACGTTGAATGCGGTCGGTCAGTTGATCAAGAACTCGCGACCGGTCGTTCAGGAGGTGCGACGCCGAGCAGAGCAGCAATACAGCCAGTACCAGGAGAACCGACGCAGGACGTCGACAACCGTCCAATACATCGACCTGCGTCGCACGACGCCACGACCACGACGCAGAACAGCCGCCGAACTGGCCGCTATTCGGCCCGCTTATGATGGCTCCGCCTACCGAATATAG
- the LOC111054635 gene encoding uncharacterized protein LOC111054635 isoform X4: MIIPNVCAILFLLAVFSQASHSTEMTEEKHPSRMKRQSYTNNDVGNAFIDSVFNIPISTLNAVGQLIKNSRPVVQEVRRRAEQQYSQYQENRRRTSTTVQYIDLRRTTPRPRRRTAAELAAIRPAYDGSAYRI, encoded by the exons ATGATTATCCCCAATGTTTGTGCTATCCTCTTTCTACTAGCCGTTTTCTCACAGGCTTCGCATTCGACTGAAATG ACGGAAGAAAAGCATCCAAGTAGAATGAAACGACAATCTTATACCAACAATGACGTGGGAAATGCGTTCATTGACAGCGTATTCAAT ATTCCGATTTCGACGTTGAATGCGGTCGGTCAGTTGATCAAGAACTCGCGACCGGTCGTTCAGGAGGTGCGACGCCGAGCAGAGCAGCAATACAGCCAGTACCAGGAGAACCGACGCAGGACGTCGACAACCGTCCAATACATCGACCTGCGTCGCACGACGCCACGACCACGACGCAGAACAGCCGCCGAACTGGCCGCTATTCGGCCCGCTTATGATGGCTCCGCCTACCGAATATAG